In Pseudomonas alcaliphila JAB1, a single window of DNA contains:
- a CDS encoding cysteine desulfurase yields MSLTSPWRADFPGILALAAEGQTYLDSAATAQKPQAVLDALLGYLASGVANVHRAQHLPGERATRAFEATRSKAAQWLNAASSDEIIFTRGSTESLNLLAYGLEHLLQPGEQIVISALEHHANLLPWQQLAKRRNLELVVLPLDHTGSIDLQQAARLIGPRTRLLAVSQLSNVLGRWQPLAELLALARAQGAFSVVDGAQGAVHGRHDLQALGCDFYVCSSHKLYGPDGVGLLYGRREALGKLQHWQFGGEMVLDADYQSARFRPAPLGFEAGTPAISAVIALGAALDWLNGLDHTAVAHHEAALHAELLAGLQSRNGVRLLGEPQLALASFCVNGVHNADLAHLLSEQGIAVRAGHHCAMPLMKSLGLSGAIRVSLGLYNDSEDLRRFFSALDNALELLQ; encoded by the coding sequence ATGTCACTGACCTCCCCCTGGCGTGCCGACTTCCCCGGCATTCTCGCCCTCGCAGCCGAAGGCCAGACCTACCTGGACAGCGCCGCCACCGCGCAGAAACCGCAGGCGGTGCTGGACGCCCTGCTCGGCTACCTGGCCAGCGGCGTGGCCAATGTGCATCGTGCCCAGCACCTGCCAGGTGAACGTGCCACCCGCGCCTTCGAGGCCACACGTAGCAAGGCCGCGCAGTGGCTGAATGCGGCCAGCAGCGATGAGATCATCTTTACCCGCGGCAGCACCGAATCACTCAACCTGCTGGCCTATGGTCTGGAGCATCTGCTGCAGCCGGGCGAGCAAATCGTCATCAGCGCGCTGGAGCACCACGCCAATCTGCTGCCCTGGCAGCAACTGGCCAAGCGCCGCAATCTCGAGTTGGTGGTATTGCCGCTGGATCACACCGGCAGCATCGATCTGCAGCAAGCGGCTCGGCTGATCGGCCCGCGCACCCGCCTGCTGGCGGTGTCGCAGCTGTCCAACGTGCTTGGCCGCTGGCAACCGCTTGCCGAGCTGCTGGCCCTGGCACGTGCGCAAGGCGCATTCAGCGTGGTCGACGGCGCGCAGGGTGCGGTGCATGGTCGCCACGATCTGCAGGCGCTGGGCTGTGATTTCTACGTGTGCTCGTCACATAAGCTCTACGGCCCGGATGGCGTCGGCCTGCTGTATGGCCGCCGCGAAGCGTTGGGCAAATTGCAGCACTGGCAATTCGGCGGTGAGATGGTGCTCGATGCCGACTACCAGAGCGCGCGCTTTCGCCCTGCTCCATTGGGTTTCGAGGCCGGCACACCAGCGATTTCAGCGGTCATAGCCCTGGGCGCAGCACTGGACTGGCTAAACGGGCTGGATCACACCGCCGTGGCACATCATGAAGCGGCCCTGCATGCCGAACTGCTGGCCGGCCTGCAAAGCCGCAACGGCGTGCGTCTGCTCGGCGAGCCGCAACTGGCGCTGGCCAGTTTCTGCGTCAACGGCGTGCATAACGCCGACCTGGCTCACCTGCTCAGCGAACAGGGCATCGCCGTGCGCGCCGGGCATCACTGCGCCATGCCACTGATGAAAAGCTTGGGTCTGAGTGGTGCGATTCGCGTCTCGCTCGGTCTGTACAACGACAGCGAGGACCTGCGGCGATTCTTCAGCGCCCTGGATAACGCTCTGGAACTGCTGCAATGA
- the map gene encoding type I methionyl aminopeptidase, protein MTVTIKSAEEIEKMRVAGRLAAEVLEMIGEHVKPGVTTEEIDRICHDYIVNVQQAIPAPLNYKGFPKSICTSVNHVVCHGIPNDKPLKDGDVLNIDVTVIKDGYHGDTSKMFMVGKVAEWAERLAKVTQECMYKGIELVKPGTRLGDIGEVIQKHAEKNGFSVVREYCGHGIGAVFHEEPQVLHYGKAGTGMELKEGMTFTIEPMINQGRPETRLLGDGWTAITKDRKLSAQWEHTVLVTADGYEILTLRSDDTLPRTSA, encoded by the coding sequence ATGACCGTCACCATCAAATCCGCCGAAGAAATCGAGAAAATGCGCGTGGCCGGCCGCCTGGCCGCCGAAGTGCTGGAGATGATCGGTGAACACGTCAAGCCAGGCGTCACCACCGAGGAAATCGACCGCATCTGCCACGACTATATCGTCAACGTGCAGCAGGCCATTCCCGCCCCGCTCAACTACAAGGGCTTCCCCAAGTCGATCTGCACCTCGGTCAACCACGTGGTGTGCCACGGCATCCCCAACGACAAGCCGCTCAAAGACGGCGACGTGCTGAACATCGACGTCACCGTGATCAAGGACGGCTACCACGGCGACACCAGCAAGATGTTCATGGTCGGCAAGGTCGCCGAGTGGGCCGAGCGTCTGGCCAAGGTCACTCAGGAATGCATGTACAAAGGCATCGAGCTGGTCAAACCCGGCACCCGCCTGGGCGATATCGGCGAAGTGATCCAGAAGCACGCGGAGAAGAACGGTTTCTCCGTGGTCCGCGAATACTGCGGCCATGGCATCGGCGCCGTCTTCCATGAAGAGCCGCAGGTGCTGCACTACGGCAAGGCCGGCACCGGCATGGAGCTCAAGGAAGGCATGACCTTCACCATCGAGCCGATGATCAACCAGGGCCGCCCGGAAACCCGCCTGCTCGGCGACGGCTGGACCGCCATCACCAAGGACCGCAAGCTGTCGGCGCAATGGGAGCACACCGTGCTGGTCACCGCTGACGGCTATGAGATCCTGACCCTGCGCAGCGATGACACCCTGCCGCGCACCTCGGCCTGA
- a CDS encoding transporter substrate-binding domain-containing protein: MLASLTLPVLLVALGPVQAEPQKLRIGTGDWAPYVDQERSDGGALARLISAVFAEAGYQVEFIFHPWDRNVLMLQQGQLHAIMPYSCSPSRLNYGICSDPLVRGEIVLFHRRDQTFDWTSVEDLLKYHIGTTLGYSYGPAFDEALQAGRLSVEQNGKEDTSFRLLELGRIDLHPQDRAVGYAMLNRLFPEDGGKIVHHPRQLNTEPLRLLFRKGDPESVKLLRVFNARLRDFAQRGDLQRLQQALNSGNADDWKPSTSAQAVRD, encoded by the coding sequence CCTGACGCTACCTGTTTTGCTGGTAGCCCTTGGGCCCGTTCAGGCCGAGCCGCAGAAGCTGCGTATCGGCACCGGTGACTGGGCGCCTTACGTCGACCAAGAGCGCAGTGATGGTGGCGCTCTGGCGCGACTGATCAGCGCAGTGTTCGCTGAAGCGGGTTACCAGGTCGAATTCATCTTCCATCCCTGGGACCGCAACGTACTGATGCTGCAGCAGGGGCAGTTGCACGCGATCATGCCCTATAGCTGCAGCCCCAGTCGGCTCAATTACGGCATTTGTAGCGACCCGCTGGTGCGCGGGGAGATCGTTCTGTTCCATCGTCGCGATCAGACGTTCGACTGGACCTCGGTCGAGGACTTGCTGAAGTATCACATCGGCACGACGCTGGGTTACTCCTACGGCCCTGCGTTCGACGAGGCGTTGCAGGCCGGCCGCCTGAGCGTCGAGCAGAATGGCAAGGAGGACACCAGCTTTCGTCTTCTGGAGTTGGGGCGTATCGACCTGCATCCACAGGACCGCGCTGTCGGTTATGCCATGTTGAATCGTTTGTTTCCGGAAGATGGCGGTAAAATCGTGCATCATCCGCGGCAGTTGAATACCGAGCCGCTGCGCTTGCTGTTTCGCAAGGGTGATCCTGAGAGCGTCAAGCTGTTGCGCGTGTTCAATGCCAGGCTGCGTGACTTTGCCCAGCGTGGTGACCTGCAGCGTCTTCAGCAGGCGCTTAATTCCGGTAACGCCGATGACTGGAAACCCAGCACCTCGGCCCAGGCTGTGCGGGACTGA
- a CDS encoding [protein-PII] uridylyltransferase codes for MPQMDPELFDRGQFQAELALKSSPIAAFKKAIRGAHDVLDARFRAGRDIRRLVEDRAWFVDQILQEAWKRFTWSEDADIALLAVGGYGRGELHPYSDIDLLILLDSSDHEIFREPIEGFLTLLWDIGLEVGQSVRSVDECAEEARADLTVITNLMESRTIAGPEHLRQRMQQVTSTDQMWPSKHFYLAKRDERRARHAKYNDTEYNLEPNVKGSPGGLRDIQTVLWVARRQFGTLNLQALVGHGFLLESEYALLSSSQEFLWKVRYALHMLAGRAEDRLLFDHQVKIAALFGYQDGDGKRSIEHFMQKYYRVVMGISELSDLINQHFEEVILRAGESGPATPLNSRFQVRDGYIEVTHPNVFKRTPFAIIEIFVLMAQHPEIKGVRADSIRLLRDSRHLIDDEFRKDIRNTSLFIELFKCKEGIHRNLRRMNRYGILGRYLPEFGHIVGQMQHDLFHIYTVDAHTLNLIKHLRKFRWPELAEKFPLASKLIDKLPKSELIYLAGLYHDIGKGRGGDHSELGAVDAEAFARRHHLPAWDSALIVWLVQHHLVMSTTAQRKDLSDPQVIHDFAQFVGDQTHLDYLYVLTVADINATNPSLWNSWRASLLRQLYTETKRALRRGLENPLDREEQIRQTQSAALDTLVRGGTDPDDAEQLWSQLGDDYFLRHTATDVAWHTDAILQHPNDGGPLVLMKETTQREFEGGTQIFIYAPDQHDFFAVTVAAMSQLNLNIHDARIITSTSQFTLDTYVVLDADGGSIGNNPARIQQIREGLIEALKNPDDYPTIIQRRVPRQLKHFAFAPQVTIHNDAQRPVTILELTAPDRPGLLARIGRIFLEYDLSLQNAKIATLGERVEDVFFVTDANNQPLSDPELCARLQETIVRRLSEPSAQPQPLQINI; via the coding sequence ATGCCGCAGATGGACCCCGAACTGTTTGACCGTGGTCAGTTCCAGGCCGAGCTGGCCCTGAAATCCAGCCCCATCGCTGCATTCAAGAAGGCCATCCGCGGCGCGCATGATGTGCTGGATGCGCGCTTTCGAGCCGGTCGCGACATTCGCCGCCTGGTCGAAGACCGCGCCTGGTTCGTCGATCAGATCCTGCAGGAAGCCTGGAAGCGCTTCACCTGGAGCGAGGATGCCGACATCGCCCTGCTCGCCGTTGGCGGCTACGGCCGTGGCGAGCTGCACCCTTACTCGGACATCGACCTGCTGATCCTGCTCGACAGCAGCGATCACGAAATCTTCCGCGAGCCCATCGAAGGCTTTCTCACCCTGCTCTGGGACATCGGCCTGGAAGTCGGCCAGAGCGTGCGCTCGGTCGACGAATGCGCCGAAGAGGCGCGCGCCGACCTGACGGTGATCACCAACCTGATGGAAAGCCGCACCATCGCCGGCCCCGAACACCTGCGCCAGCGCATGCAGCAGGTGACCAGCACCGATCAGATGTGGCCGAGCAAGCACTTCTACCTGGCCAAGCGCGACGAACGCAGAGCGCGTCATGCCAAGTACAACGACACCGAGTACAACCTCGAACCCAACGTCAAGGGCTCGCCCGGCGGCCTGCGCGACATCCAGACCGTGCTCTGGGTGGCACGCCGCCAGTTCGGCACGCTGAACCTGCAGGCCCTGGTCGGCCACGGCTTCCTCCTGGAAAGCGAATACGCCCTGCTGTCCTCCAGCCAGGAATTTTTGTGGAAGGTGCGCTACGCCCTGCACATGCTCGCCGGGCGCGCCGAAGACCGCCTGCTGTTCGATCACCAGGTGAAGATCGCCGCCCTGTTCGGCTATCAGGACGGCGACGGCAAGCGCAGCATCGAACACTTCATGCAGAAGTACTACCGCGTAGTGATGGGGATTTCCGAGCTGTCGGACCTGATCAACCAGCACTTCGAGGAAGTGATCCTGCGCGCCGGTGAAAGCGGCCCGGCCACGCCCCTGAACAGCCGCTTCCAGGTGCGCGACGGTTATATCGAAGTCACCCACCCGAACGTGTTCAAGCGCACCCCCTTCGCCATCATCGAAATCTTCGTGCTCATGGCGCAGCACCCGGAAATCAAAGGGGTACGTGCCGACAGCATCCGCCTGCTGCGCGACAGCCGCCACCTGATCGACGACGAGTTCCGCAAGGACATCCGCAACACCAGCCTGTTCATCGAACTGTTCAAGTGCAAGGAAGGCATTCACCGCAACCTGCGGCGGATGAACCGCTACGGCATTCTCGGCCGTTATTTGCCGGAGTTCGGCCATATCGTCGGGCAGATGCAGCACGACCTGTTCCACATCTACACGGTCGACGCGCACACCCTCAACCTGATTAAGCACCTGCGCAAGTTCCGCTGGCCGGAGCTGGCGGAGAAATTCCCGCTGGCCAGCAAGCTGATCGACAAGCTGCCAAAATCCGAGCTGATCTACCTCGCCGGCCTGTATCACGACATCGGCAAGGGTCGTGGCGGTGATCACTCGGAACTGGGCGCGGTAGACGCCGAAGCCTTCGCCCGCCGCCATCATCTGCCGGCCTGGGACAGCGCCCTGATCGTCTGGCTGGTGCAGCACCACCTGGTGATGTCCACCACCGCGCAGCGCAAGGACCTCTCCGACCCGCAGGTGATCCACGACTTCGCCCAGTTCGTCGGTGACCAGACGCACCTGGACTACCTCTACGTGCTGACCGTGGCCGATATCAACGCCACCAACCCCAGCCTGTGGAATTCCTGGCGCGCCAGCCTGCTGCGCCAGCTCTACACCGAGACCAAGCGCGCCCTGCGCCGCGGCCTGGAAAACCCGCTGGACCGTGAAGAGCAGATTCGCCAGACCCAGAGCGCGGCCCTGGACACCCTGGTACGTGGCGGCACCGACCCGGACGATGCCGAACAACTGTGGAGCCAGCTGGGCGACGACTACTTCCTGCGCCACACCGCCACCGACGTGGCCTGGCACACCGATGCCATTCTCCAGCACCCCAACGATGGTGGCCCGCTGGTGCTGATGAAGGAAACCACCCAGCGCGAGTTCGAAGGCGGCACGCAGATCTTCATCTACGCGCCAGACCAGCATGACTTCTTCGCCGTGACCGTGGCCGCGATGAGCCAGCTCAACCTGAACATTCACGACGCGCGGATCATCACCTCCACCAGCCAGTTCACCCTCGATACCTACGTGGTGCTGGATGCCGACGGCGGCTCGATCGGCAACAACCCGGCACGCATTCAGCAGATTCGCGAAGGCCTGATCGAAGCGCTGAAGAACCCGGACGACTATCCGACCATCATCCAGCGCCGCGTGCCGCGTCAGCTCAAGCACTTTGCCTTCGCGCCGCAGGTGACCATCCACAACGACGCGCAGCGCCCGGTGACCATCCTCGAACTGACCGCACCGGACCGCCCCGGCCTGCTGGCGCGGATCGGGCGAATCTTCCTCGAATACGACCTGTCGCTGCAGAACGCCAAGATCGCCACCCTCGGCGAACGGGTCGAGGACGTATTCTTCGTCACCGACGCCAACAACCAGCCGCTGTCCGACCCCGAACTCTGTGCACGCCTGCAGGAAACCATCGTCCGCCGCCTGTCCGAGCCCAGCGCTCAACCGCAGCCCCTGCAGATCAACATATGA
- a CDS encoding DUF1456 family protein translates to MLNNDVLRSLRYLLDVSDGKLEELCRLADYPVEPGLISACLLREDEPGYRSCSDVLLAHVLEGLVFYKRGKDDSRPRLPVEKRLSNNLILKKLRVAFELRDDDIQALLQAVDLPMTKAELGALFRAPGHKHFRECGDQILRNFLRGLTLRERGKSD, encoded by the coding sequence ATGCTCAATAACGATGTACTGCGCAGCTTGCGCTATTTGCTGGATGTCAGCGATGGCAAGCTGGAAGAGCTATGCCGGTTGGCGGATTATCCCGTCGAACCGGGCCTGATCTCGGCCTGTCTGCTGCGTGAGGACGAGCCCGGGTATCGTTCCTGCAGCGATGTGCTGCTGGCTCACGTGCTCGAAGGTCTGGTGTTTTACAAGCGCGGCAAGGACGATAGCCGGCCGCGCCTGCCGGTGGAAAAGCGCCTGAGTAACAACCTGATCCTGAAGAAGCTGCGCGTGGCCTTCGAGCTGCGCGACGACGATATCCAGGCGCTTCTGCAAGCGGTCGACCTGCCGATGACCAAGGCCGAGCTCGGCGCCCTGTTCCGCGCGCCGGGTCACAAGCACTTTCGCGAGTGCGGCGATCAGATCCTGCGCAATTTTCTGCGGGGGCTGACGTTGCGTGAGCGGGGCAAGAGCGACTAG
- a CDS encoding ArsC family reductase translates to MSYVLYGIKACDTMKKARTWLDEHQVDYAFHDYKSVGIDRANLEKWCNEHGWQTVLNRAGTTFRKLEDAQKADLDQAKAIELMLAQPSMIKRPVLDLGDKTLVGFKPDNYQAALA, encoded by the coding sequence ATGAGTTACGTCCTGTATGGCATCAAGGCCTGCGACACGATGAAAAAGGCCAGAACCTGGCTCGATGAACACCAGGTCGACTATGCCTTTCACGACTACAAGAGCGTCGGGATCGACCGTGCAAACCTGGAAAAGTGGTGCAACGAGCATGGCTGGCAGACCGTCCTGAACCGTGCCGGTACCACCTTCCGCAAGCTGGAAGACGCGCAGAAAGCCGATCTCGACCAGGCCAAGGCCATCGAACTGATGCTGGCCCAACCCTCGATGATCAAGCGTCCAGTACTCGACCTGGGCGACAAGACCCTGGTCGGCTTCAAGCCGGATAACTACCAAGCCGCGCTGGCCTGA
- the dapD gene encoding 2,3,4,5-tetrahydropyridine-2,6-dicarboxylate N-succinyltransferase, protein MSTSLYSIAFGVGTQNRQGNWLEVFYALPLLNPASDLVAKAAEKLGYQGGNQAIAFTTTQAADLAEALKGVDAAQAALLTRLAESHNPLVATFLAEDAALTSTPEAYLKLHLLSHRLVKPHGLSLAGIFPLLPNVAWTSQGAVDLGELAERQLEARLKGKLLEVFSVDKFPKMTDYVVPAGVRIADSARVRLGAYIGEGTTVMHEGFVNFNGGTEGPGMIEGRVSAGVFVGKGSDLGGGCSTMGTLSGGGNIIISVGEGCLIGANAGIGIPLGDRNTVEAGLYITAGTKVNLLDEGNALVKVVKARDLAGQPDLLFRRNSLTGAVECKTHKSAVELNEALHAHN, encoded by the coding sequence ATGAGCACCTCCCTTTACAGCATCGCCTTTGGTGTTGGCACCCAGAACCGCCAGGGCAACTGGCTGGAAGTCTTCTACGCCCTGCCGCTGCTCAATCCGGCCAGCGATCTGGTAGCCAAGGCCGCTGAGAAGCTCGGCTACCAGGGCGGCAACCAGGCCATCGCCTTCACCACCACACAGGCCGCTGACCTGGCCGAAGCCCTGAAAGGCGTGGACGCTGCTCAAGCGGCGCTGCTGACCCGTCTGGCCGAAAGCCACAACCCGCTGGTCGCCACCTTCCTGGCTGAAGACGCCGCGCTGACCAGCACCCCGGAGGCCTACCTCAAGCTGCACCTGCTGTCGCATCGTCTGGTCAAGCCGCACGGCCTGAGCCTGGCCGGCATTTTCCCGCTGCTGCCCAACGTGGCCTGGACCAGTCAGGGCGCCGTCGACCTCGGCGAGTTGGCCGAACGCCAGCTGGAAGCACGCCTGAAGGGCAAGCTGCTGGAAGTGTTCTCGGTGGACAAGTTCCCGAAAATGACCGACTACGTGGTGCCGGCCGGCGTGCGTATCGCCGACAGCGCCCGCGTGCGCCTGGGCGCCTACATCGGCGAAGGCACCACGGTGATGCACGAAGGCTTTGTCAACTTCAACGGCGGCACCGAAGGCCCGGGCATGATCGAAGGCCGCGTTTCCGCTGGCGTATTCGTCGGCAAGGGTTCCGACCTGGGCGGCGGCTGCTCGACCATGGGCACCCTGTCCGGCGGCGGCAACATCATCATCAGCGTCGGTGAAGGCTGCCTGATCGGCGCCAACGCCGGCATCGGCATCCCGCTGGGCGACCGCAACACCGTCGAAGCCGGCCTGTACATCACCGCCGGCACCAAGGTGAACCTGCTCGACGAGGGCAACGCCCTGGTCAAGGTGGTCAAGGCACGCGACCTGGCTGGCCAGCCGGATCTGCTGTTCCGTCGCAACTCGCTGACCGGCGCCGTGGAGTGCAAGACCCACAAGTCGGCCGTCGAGCTGAACGAAGCCCTGCACGCCCACAATTGA
- a CDS encoding SufE family protein: MSLPPAAQQALAAFSACPGWEQRARLLMQWGERLEPLRETERVDEHRVHGCESLVWLIAEQRGEHLHFRASSDARLLRGLLAVLLARVEGLPRAELASVDLVDWFNQLGLQRQLSPSRSNGLNAVLQRMRELAGS; encoded by the coding sequence ATGAGCCTGCCACCTGCCGCCCAACAAGCCCTGGCTGCCTTCAGCGCCTGCCCAGGCTGGGAGCAGCGCGCGCGCCTGCTGATGCAATGGGGCGAACGTCTGGAGCCATTGCGCGAAACTGAACGCGTCGACGAGCACCGCGTACATGGCTGCGAGAGCCTGGTCTGGCTGATAGCCGAACAACGCGGCGAGCACCTGCACTTTCGCGCCAGCAGCGACGCCCGCCTGCTGCGTGGCTTGCTGGCCGTGCTGCTGGCGCGTGTCGAAGGTCTGCCTCGCGCCGAGCTGGCCAGTGTCGATCTGGTCGACTGGTTCAACCAGTTGGGGCTGCAGAGACAACTGTCGCCATCACGCAGCAACGGCCTCAATGCCGTGCTGCAGCGTATGCGCGAGCTGGCTGGGTCCTGA
- the dapC gene encoding succinyldiaminopimelate transaminase has protein sequence MNPALDQLQPYPFEKLRELLGSVQPAVDKRPIALSIGEPKHRSPDFVGQALTANLDKLAVYPTTLGLPELRQSIANWCERRFGVPAGWLDAARHVLPVNGTREALFAFTQTVVDRNAKGLVVSPNPFYQIYEGAAFLAGAEPHYLPCLEAQGFNPDFDAVPAEVWRRCQILFLCSPGNPTGALIPVATLKKLIALADEHDFVIAADECYSELYFDEDAPPPGLLSACAELGRSDFKRCVVFHSLSKRSNLPGLRSGFVAGDASILKHFLLYRTYHGCAMPVQTQLASVAAWNDEAHVRANRDMYREKFAAVLDILAPVMDVQRPDGGFYLWARTPGDDTLFTRDLFANEHVTVVPGSYLSREVNGVNPGAGRVRMALVAPLAECIEAAERIARFIRGA, from the coding sequence ATGAATCCAGCCCTCGACCAGCTCCAGCCCTACCCTTTCGAGAAACTGCGCGAACTGCTCGGCAGCGTGCAACCGGCCGTTGACAAGCGCCCGATCGCCCTGTCCATCGGTGAACCCAAGCATCGCTCGCCTGACTTCGTCGGCCAGGCGCTGACCGCCAATCTCGACAAGCTCGCCGTCTACCCGACCACCCTCGGCCTGCCGGAACTGCGCCAGAGCATTGCCAACTGGTGCGAACGCCGCTTCGGCGTACCGGCAGGCTGGCTGGATGCGGCACGCCATGTGCTGCCGGTCAATGGCACGCGCGAGGCGCTGTTCGCCTTTACCCAGACGGTGGTCGACCGCAACGCCAAGGGCCTGGTGGTCAGCCCCAACCCCTTCTACCAGATCTATGAAGGCGCGGCCTTTCTCGCCGGCGCCGAGCCGCACTACCTGCCGTGCCTGGAAGCCCAGGGCTTCAACCCGGACTTCGACGCGGTACCGGCAGAGGTCTGGCGGCGCTGCCAGATCCTCTTTCTCTGCTCGCCGGGCAACCCCACCGGTGCGCTGATCCCGGTGGCAACGCTGAAGAAGCTGATCGCTCTGGCCGACGAGCATGACTTCGTCATCGCCGCCGACGAGTGCTACAGCGAACTGTATTTCGACGAGGACGCGCCGCCACCCGGCCTGCTCAGCGCCTGCGCCGAGCTGGGGCGCAGCGACTTCAAACGTTGTGTGGTGTTCCACAGCCTGTCCAAGCGCTCCAACCTGCCGGGTCTGCGCTCGGGCTTCGTCGCCGGCGACGCCAGCATCCTCAAGCACTTCTTGCTGTACCGCACCTACCACGGCTGCGCCATGCCGGTACAAACCCAGCTGGCCAGCGTTGCCGCCTGGAACGACGAAGCGCATGTACGCGCCAACCGCGACATGTACCGCGAGAAGTTCGCTGCCGTGCTGGACATCCTCGCCCCGGTGATGGACGTGCAGCGCCCCGATGGCGGCTTCTACCTGTGGGCACGTACCCCGGGTGACGACACCCTGTTCACCCGCGACCTGTTCGCCAACGAGCACGTCACCGTGGTGCCCGGCTCGTACCTGTCGCGTGAAGTGAACGGCGTCAACCCGGGTGCCGGCCGCGTGCGCATGGCGCTGGTGGCACCGCTGGCCGAGTGCATCGAGGCCGCCGAGCGTATTGCCCGTTTCATTCGCGGCGCCTGA